A stretch of Larus michahellis chromosome Z, bLarMic1.1, whole genome shotgun sequence DNA encodes these proteins:
- the TMEM8B gene encoding transmembrane protein 8B isoform X1 yields the protein MGRRGGGGGGQRRPLAPRLRLPLLLLPLLLLLPPPADGLFVTDYFTRTPRKLSPFRSFASIELFHFHIPEDTVIAVWNLITFKEQGGTFGDQCPDRSITVYFRSGAPSVINPLHTHFPRDTAVPGSFALTLTWTLPNRTTGVFNVTSPLPGDWFLAAHLPKDEGKISVKGLYEECQYLFQPQLIVQRLVNIAVLYPGYVTEQSMAPHNRSSLYKVFVPSYTSRVLVEVLRCHGAEGCPLWLRVRAKAPPLHNSTALDCREHAPCQLALDLPFWQHWYYVLVEKHPGVPGSVSFQVTVQLTDCSRPSLARPPFLPSSASMNMPHSFGSAGGLALGDSPPPASPNGTKHPVPIPTASPASERCWPVRPTLRNELDTFSVHFYIFFGPNVSVPPDRPAVFVINLLPVLDSGGVLNLELRLNVSSLCGENVTVFGCLNHEVPLTSGDNASVTCETESLAGFLLSVNATASLSRLRIPYPQTGSWYLSLRSLCATEHGFEPCTNVTAEVYLRAYLSPCINDCGIYGQCKLLRTNNYLYAACECKAGWNGWGCTDNAEAFSYGFQLLSTLLLCLSNVMFVPPVAIAVRSHYLLEAAVYIFTMFFSTFYHACDQPGIVVFCIMEYDVLQFCDFLGSLMSVWVTVIAMARLQPVVKQVLYLLGAMLLSMALQMDRHGLWNLLGPSLFALGIMAIAWTARTIRRRHCYPPTWKRWAFYLCPGALIAAAAVLLYAFVETEENYFYIHSIWHLLIAGSVGFLLPPRAKPSRRLGPLPRRKGCGYQLCVNEQEELGLVDPAVASINSICTS from the exons atggggcggcggggcggcgggggcggcgggcagcggcggccgctcgccccccgcctccgcctcccgctgctgctcctgccgctcctcctcctcctgccgccgcccgccg ATGGGCTCTTTGTGACCGACTACTTCACCCGCACACCACGCAAGCTCAGCCCATTCCGCTCCTTTGCCAGCATTGAGCTCTTCCACTTCCACATCCCCGAGGACACAGTCATCGCCGTCTGGAACCTCATCACCTTCAAGGAGCAGGGTGGCACATTTGGGGACCAATGCCCAGACCGTAGCATCACCGT ATATTTCCGTTCAGGGGCTCCCTCCGTCATTAACCCACTGCACACGCACTTCCCCAGGGACACGGCTGTCCCTGGCTCCTTCGCATTGACCCTCACCTGGACCCTGCCCAACCGCACCACAGGGGTCTTCAACGTCACCAGCCCGCTGCCTGGGGACTGGTTCCTGGCTGCCCACCTGCCCAAAGATGAGGGCAAGATCTCCGTCAAG GGGCTCTACGAGGAGTGCCAGTATCTCTTCCAGCCACAGCTCATTGTGCAGCGCCTGGTGAACATCGCTGTGCTGTACCCCGGTTATGTCACTGAGCAGAGCATGGCCCCCCACAACCGCTCCAGCCTCTACAA GGTGTTTGTGCCCAGCTACACGTCGCGTGTGCTGGTGGAGGTGCTGCGGTGCCACGGGGCTGAGGGCTGCCCGCTCTGGCTGCGTGTGCGGGCCAAGGCTCCCCCCTTGCACAACTCCACAGCGCTGGACTGCCGGGAGCATGCTCCCTGCCAGCTGGCTCTGGACCTGCCCTTCTGGCAGCACTGGTACTACGTGCTGGTGGAGAAACACCCCGGGGTGCCGGGCTCTGTCTCCTTCCAGGTCACCGTGCAGCTCACAG ACTGCTCCCGACCCAGCCTGGCCCGGCCACCTTTCCTGCCCTCCAGTGCCTCCATGAACATGCCCCACTCCTTCGGCTCAGCGGGCGGGCTGGCACTGGGGGACAGCCCTCCGCCTGCCAGCCCCAACGGCACGAAGCACCCggtccccatccccactgccTCACCCGCCAGCGAGCGGTGCTGGCCAGTCCGCCCCACGCTGCGCAATGAGCTGGACACCTTCTCCGTCCATTTCTACATCTTCTTCGGGCCCAATGTGTCAGTGCCACCCGACCGCCCAGCTGTCTTTGTCATCAACCTCCTACCGGTGCTGGACAGTGGTGGGGTGCTCAACCTGGAGCTGCGGCTCAATGTG AGCTCCCTGTGTGGTGAGAACGTGACAGTATTCGGCTGTCTGAACCATGAAGTCCCACTGACTTCTGGTGACAACGCATCGGTCACATGTGAGACAG AGTCCCTGGCAGGCTTCCTGCTCTCTGTCAACGCCACTGCCAGCCTCAGCCGCCTGCGGATCCCCTACCCACAGACAGGCAGCTGGTACCTGAGCCTGCGCTCGCTCTGTGCCACCGAGCATGG GTTCGAGCCCTGCACCAATGTGACAGCCGAGGTGTACCTGCGCGCCTACCTCTCGCCCTGCATCAACGACTGCGGCATCTACGGCCAGTGCAAGCTGCTGCGCACCAACAACTACCTGTACGCCGCCTGCGAATGCAAAGCTG GCTGGAATGGCTGGGGATGCACAGACAACGCCGAGGCTTTCTCctatggcttccagctcctctccaCGCTGCTGCTGTGCCTCAGCAACGTCATGTTCGTGCCTCCTGTGGCCATCGCTGTCCGCAGCCACTACCTCCTGGAAGCTGCCGTCTACATCTTCACCATGTTCTTCTCCACC TTTTACCACGCCTGTGACCAGCCGGGCATTGTGGTGTTCTGCATTATGGAGTATGACGTGCTGCAGTTCTGCGACTTTCTGGGCTCCCTCATGTCCGTTTGGGTGACTGTCATCGCCATGGCCCGGCTCCAGCCTGTGGTCAAGCAG GTGCTGTACCTGCTGGGGGCCATGCTGCTTTCCATGGCTCTGCAGATGGACCGCCACGGGCTCTGGAACCTGCTGGGGCCCAGCCTCTTCGCCTTAGGGATCATGGCCATCGCCTGG ACAGCTCGCACCATCAGGCGCCGCCACTGCTACCCACCGACCTGGAAGCGCTGGGCTTTCTACCTGTGCCCAGGAGCGCTGATTGCGGCGGCTGCCGTGCTGCTCTATGCCTTCGTGGAGACAGAGGAGAACTACTTCTACATCCACAGCATCTGGCACCTGCTCATCGCTGGCAGTGTCGGCTTCTTGTTGCCACCCCGTGCCAAGCCCAGCAGGCGCCTGGGGCCGCTGCCCCGGCGCAAGGGCTGTGGGTACCAGCTCTGCGTCAacgaacaggaggagctgggactCGTCGACCCGGCCGTAGCCTCCATCAACAGCATTTGTACCAGCTGA
- the TMEM8B gene encoding transmembrane protein 8B isoform X2: MAPHNRSSLYKVFVPSYTSRVLVEVLRCHGAEGCPLWLRVRAKAPPLHNSTALDCREHAPCQLALDLPFWQHWYYVLVEKHPGVPGSVSFQVTVQLTDCSRPSLARPPFLPSSASMNMPHSFGSAGGLALGDSPPPASPNGTKHPVPIPTASPASERCWPVRPTLRNELDTFSVHFYIFFGPNVSVPPDRPAVFVINLLPVLDSGGVLNLELRLNVSSLCGENVTVFGCLNHEVPLTSGDNASVTCETESLAGFLLSVNATASLSRLRIPYPQTGSWYLSLRSLCATEHGFEPCTNVTAEVYLRAYLSPCINDCGIYGQCKLLRTNNYLYAACECKAGWNGWGCTDNAEAFSYGFQLLSTLLLCLSNVMFVPPVAIAVRSHYLLEAAVYIFTMFFSTFYHACDQPGIVVFCIMEYDVLQFCDFLGSLMSVWVTVIAMARLQPVVKQVLYLLGAMLLSMALQMDRHGLWNLLGPSLFALGIMAIAWTARTIRRRHCYPPTWKRWAFYLCPGALIAAAAVLLYAFVETEENYFYIHSIWHLLIAGSVGFLLPPRAKPSRRLGPLPRRKGCGYQLCVNEQEELGLVDPAVASINSICTS; the protein is encoded by the exons ATGGCCCCCCACAACCGCTCCAGCCTCTACAA GGTGTTTGTGCCCAGCTACACGTCGCGTGTGCTGGTGGAGGTGCTGCGGTGCCACGGGGCTGAGGGCTGCCCGCTCTGGCTGCGTGTGCGGGCCAAGGCTCCCCCCTTGCACAACTCCACAGCGCTGGACTGCCGGGAGCATGCTCCCTGCCAGCTGGCTCTGGACCTGCCCTTCTGGCAGCACTGGTACTACGTGCTGGTGGAGAAACACCCCGGGGTGCCGGGCTCTGTCTCCTTCCAGGTCACCGTGCAGCTCACAG ACTGCTCCCGACCCAGCCTGGCCCGGCCACCTTTCCTGCCCTCCAGTGCCTCCATGAACATGCCCCACTCCTTCGGCTCAGCGGGCGGGCTGGCACTGGGGGACAGCCCTCCGCCTGCCAGCCCCAACGGCACGAAGCACCCggtccccatccccactgccTCACCCGCCAGCGAGCGGTGCTGGCCAGTCCGCCCCACGCTGCGCAATGAGCTGGACACCTTCTCCGTCCATTTCTACATCTTCTTCGGGCCCAATGTGTCAGTGCCACCCGACCGCCCAGCTGTCTTTGTCATCAACCTCCTACCGGTGCTGGACAGTGGTGGGGTGCTCAACCTGGAGCTGCGGCTCAATGTG AGCTCCCTGTGTGGTGAGAACGTGACAGTATTCGGCTGTCTGAACCATGAAGTCCCACTGACTTCTGGTGACAACGCATCGGTCACATGTGAGACAG AGTCCCTGGCAGGCTTCCTGCTCTCTGTCAACGCCACTGCCAGCCTCAGCCGCCTGCGGATCCCCTACCCACAGACAGGCAGCTGGTACCTGAGCCTGCGCTCGCTCTGTGCCACCGAGCATGG GTTCGAGCCCTGCACCAATGTGACAGCCGAGGTGTACCTGCGCGCCTACCTCTCGCCCTGCATCAACGACTGCGGCATCTACGGCCAGTGCAAGCTGCTGCGCACCAACAACTACCTGTACGCCGCCTGCGAATGCAAAGCTG GCTGGAATGGCTGGGGATGCACAGACAACGCCGAGGCTTTCTCctatggcttccagctcctctccaCGCTGCTGCTGTGCCTCAGCAACGTCATGTTCGTGCCTCCTGTGGCCATCGCTGTCCGCAGCCACTACCTCCTGGAAGCTGCCGTCTACATCTTCACCATGTTCTTCTCCACC TTTTACCACGCCTGTGACCAGCCGGGCATTGTGGTGTTCTGCATTATGGAGTATGACGTGCTGCAGTTCTGCGACTTTCTGGGCTCCCTCATGTCCGTTTGGGTGACTGTCATCGCCATGGCCCGGCTCCAGCCTGTGGTCAAGCAG GTGCTGTACCTGCTGGGGGCCATGCTGCTTTCCATGGCTCTGCAGATGGACCGCCACGGGCTCTGGAACCTGCTGGGGCCCAGCCTCTTCGCCTTAGGGATCATGGCCATCGCCTGG ACAGCTCGCACCATCAGGCGCCGCCACTGCTACCCACCGACCTGGAAGCGCTGGGCTTTCTACCTGTGCCCAGGAGCGCTGATTGCGGCGGCTGCCGTGCTGCTCTATGCCTTCGTGGAGACAGAGGAGAACTACTTCTACATCCACAGCATCTGGCACCTGCTCATCGCTGGCAGTGTCGGCTTCTTGTTGCCACCCCGTGCCAAGCCCAGCAGGCGCCTGGGGCCGCTGCCCCGGCGCAAGGGCTGTGGGTACCAGCTCTGCGTCAacgaacaggaggagctgggactCGTCGACCCGGCCGTAGCCTCCATCAACAGCATTTGTACCAGCTGA